From a single Planctomycetota bacterium genomic region:
- a CDS encoding DUF58 domain-containing protein, producing MPSAYLRPDVVGRAEALGLRARTLVEGLRVGDHKSPYHGFSVEFAQHREYVPGDDVRYVDWRVWGRSERYVIKQFEQETNFYAHLLLDASRSMLYGEGEQNKLEYAKTLVASLAYLIVAQRDGAGLYVFDAAWRAQLPPAGQPGHVQEILRTLESVEPREKTAIGPLLHELADRLRRRGLVFLITDAFDEVPPLLDGLRHLRFQGHEVILFHVLHPDEIAFPFDGMVKFDGMEEPVHLLTRPRLVRPTYLRALEEWLHELRQGCEAHRVDYVLVDTSRPVAETLTGYLARRLRVRRI from the coding sequence ATGCCGAGCGCGTACCTCCGCCCTGACGTCGTCGGCCGCGCCGAGGCCCTGGGCCTCCGCGCCCGGACCCTCGTCGAAGGTCTCCGCGTCGGGGACCATAAGAGCCCCTACCACGGATTCTCCGTGGAGTTCGCCCAGCACCGAGAATACGTTCCGGGGGACGACGTCCGCTACGTGGACTGGCGGGTTTGGGGCCGCTCGGAGCGCTACGTCATCAAACAGTTCGAGCAGGAGACCAACTTCTACGCCCATCTCCTTCTCGACGCCAGCCGTTCCATGCTTTACGGGGAAGGGGAGCAGAACAAGCTCGAATACGCCAAGACCCTCGTGGCGTCCCTCGCCTATCTCATCGTGGCCCAGCGGGACGGAGCGGGACTCTACGTCTTCGACGCCGCCTGGCGCGCCCAGCTTCCCCCCGCTGGCCAGCCGGGACACGTCCAGGAGATCCTGCGCACCCTGGAGTCCGTCGAACCGCGCGAGAAGACCGCGATCGGCCCTCTCCTCCACGAACTCGCCGACCGCCTCCGCCGCCGCGGACTCGTCTTCCTGATCACCGACGCCTTCGACGAGGTGCCGCCCCTCCTCGACGGCCTGCGCCACCTGCGCTTCCAGGGCCACGAGGTCATCCTCTTCCACGTGCTCCACCCCGACGAGATCGCCTTCCCCTTCGACGGGATGGTGAAGTTCGACGGCATGGAGGAGCCCGTCCATCTCCTGACCCGCCCGCGCCTCGTGCGGCCCACCTACCTGCGGGCCCTCGAGGAATGGCTGCACGAGCTGCGCCAGGGCTGCGAGGCGCACCGCGTGGACTACGTTTTGGTCGACACCTCCCGGCCCGTGGCGGAGACGCTCACGGGATACCTGGCGCGGCGGCTCCGCGTGAGGAGGATCTAG
- a CDS encoding BatA domain-containing protein, with product MSLLAPWMLWGLAAASLPVILHLLYRSRYRTVPWAAMKFLLRSVQETRRRIRFQELLLLLVRTAILLLLALALARPTTAAGAGGGDAVDAVLLLDTSLSMGAREGAATRFERARRAALAVLDHLPPGSTAQIVACSNRAALLGPAAASNLELARERLRALELSHEASDLYPGAALAAEVLARGPSPNKELWIFSDFQKSAWETQGAALVSRLRELAGRASVTLVRCGTRPPRNVTLAGISLQSGIPHTGERLAFAVLVRNTGRETVRDLTVRLEVEGRPGERETQAVPELGPGETRAVTLTGRFEKAGLRPVSASVWPDELEEDNHFFQVVPVRDQARVLVVDGAPSDLRPEAASAFYLLHSLRPVPESAWAAYPVQPRAVGPLEASPGLLAEADLCVLVNAPVAAPGERDPGALGEEFLDRLGDFVREGRGLVVFAGPRVSPEAYTRALFETRGLLPYPVTARRDAPAAGPMRFDPRSVDPVSFLAPFREEPLSRLDQTAVLHALGLEERPSDDARVLLRFADGAPAVAARRLGSGEVVFVATSADLRWSDWPLRPAFLPFVHAVLGRLLGTRGEAHNVVAGRTARWTAPGGEASRIFALEDPVGRRTRLGAPVLVDGRPVVTSPPLSRAGFYRIVPARAAEGTAEGPIFAAAPDPRESEDLESLSETQIDERLGVRVTHTVAGDDLSIFAGAERLRREWTLWLLLAVLALVGVETVLAWWASRGR from the coding sequence GTGTCGCTCCTGGCGCCGTGGATGCTCTGGGGCCTGGCCGCCGCGAGCCTGCCCGTGATCCTCCACCTTCTCTACCGCTCGCGCTACCGCACCGTCCCCTGGGCGGCCATGAAGTTTCTCCTCCGGAGCGTCCAGGAGACCCGCCGCCGCATCCGCTTCCAGGAGCTTCTCCTGCTCCTCGTGCGCACGGCGATCCTGCTGCTTCTGGCCCTGGCCCTGGCGCGGCCCACGACCGCCGCGGGCGCGGGCGGGGGCGACGCCGTGGACGCGGTGCTCCTCCTGGATACGTCGCTCAGCATGGGCGCGCGCGAGGGCGCCGCCACGCGCTTCGAGCGCGCCCGCCGCGCGGCGCTCGCCGTCCTCGACCACCTGCCCCCCGGCTCCACCGCCCAGATCGTCGCCTGCTCCAACCGCGCGGCGCTCCTCGGTCCCGCCGCGGCCTCCAACCTAGAGCTGGCCCGCGAGCGCCTCCGCGCCCTCGAGCTTTCCCACGAGGCGTCCGACCTCTACCCGGGCGCGGCCCTGGCGGCGGAAGTCCTCGCCCGCGGCCCTTCCCCCAACAAGGAGCTCTGGATCTTCAGCGACTTCCAGAAATCCGCCTGGGAAACCCAGGGGGCCGCGCTCGTCTCCCGGCTGCGGGAGCTCGCCGGCCGCGCCTCCGTCACCCTCGTCCGCTGCGGAACCCGCCCGCCCCGGAACGTGACCCTGGCGGGAATCTCGCTCCAGTCGGGAATCCCCCACACGGGGGAACGCCTGGCCTTCGCCGTCCTGGTGCGCAATACGGGCCGCGAGACGGTGCGCGATCTTACCGTCCGCCTGGAGGTCGAAGGCCGGCCGGGAGAGCGGGAAACCCAGGCCGTCCCGGAGCTCGGTCCCGGAGAAACCCGCGCCGTCACCCTCACGGGCCGGTTCGAGAAAGCGGGCCTGCGGCCCGTTTCGGCCTCCGTGTGGCCCGACGAGCTCGAGGAGGATAACCATTTCTTCCAGGTCGTGCCCGTCCGCGATCAGGCGCGCGTCCTCGTCGTGGACGGCGCGCCGAGCGATCTGCGCCCGGAGGCCGCCTCCGCGTTCTACCTTCTGCACAGCCTCCGGCCGGTGCCGGAAAGCGCCTGGGCCGCGTACCCCGTCCAGCCGCGCGCCGTGGGGCCGCTCGAGGCGTCTCCGGGACTGCTGGCCGAGGCGGACCTTTGCGTTCTCGTGAACGCTCCGGTCGCCGCCCCCGGGGAGCGCGATCCGGGCGCGCTCGGCGAGGAATTCCTCGACCGGCTGGGCGATTTCGTCCGCGAAGGGCGCGGCCTCGTCGTCTTCGCCGGCCCGCGGGTTTCCCCGGAGGCCTACACGCGCGCCCTCTTCGAGACGCGCGGGCTTCTTCCGTACCCCGTGACCGCGCGGCGCGACGCGCCGGCCGCGGGACCGATGCGCTTCGATCCCCGCTCCGTCGATCCCGTCTCGTTCCTGGCGCCCTTCCGGGAGGAGCCGCTGTCCCGCCTGGATCAGACGGCGGTGCTCCACGCCCTGGGGCTCGAGGAGCGGCCCTCCGACGACGCGCGCGTGCTTCTTCGCTTCGCCGACGGCGCGCCGGCCGTCGCGGCGCGGCGTCTGGGGAGCGGCGAGGTCGTCTTCGTGGCGACCTCGGCGGATCTGCGCTGGTCGGACTGGCCGCTGCGTCCGGCGTTCCTGCCCTTCGTCCACGCGGTCCTCGGGAGGCTCCTCGGGACGCGCGGAGAGGCGCATAACGTCGTGGCCGGCCGGACGGCCCGCTGGACCGCGCCGGGCGGCGAGGCCTCGCGCATCTTCGCCCTGGAGGATCCCGTGGGACGCCGCACGCGGCTCGGGGCGCCGGTTCTCGTCGACGGCCGGCCGGTCGTGACCTCTCCGCCGCTTTCCCGCGCGGGCTTCTACCGGATCGTCCCGGCGCGGGCGGCGGAGGGGACGGCCGAGGGGCCGATCTTCGCCGCGGCGCCCGATCCCCGGGAAAGCGAGGATCTCGAGAGCCTTTCGGAAACGCAGATCGATGAGCGCCTCGGAGTGCGCGTGACCCACACGGTGGCCGGGGACGATCTTTCGATCTTCGCCGGCGCCGAGCGGCTCCGGCGGGAGTGGACGCTGTGGCTTCTTCTGGCCGTCCTGGCGCTGGTCGGCGTGGAGACGGTGCTGGCCTGGTGGGCGAGTCGGGGGCGGTAG
- a CDS encoding MoxR family ATPase, which yields MGDALAADSDVERVEKLRDAHRRLREEMGKVIVGQTEVLDQLLTAIFCRSHALLVGVPGLAKTLMVSTLAQALELSFKRIQFTPDLMPSDITGTEVIQEDPVTRQRAFRFMPGPLFAHVVLADEINRTPPKTQAALLEAMQERKVSVGGVDHPMKDPFFVLATQNPIEQEGTYPLPEAQLDRFLFLIKVDYPSDEEEERIMRLGTSDAPAAVGKVLGAEDILALQKIVRRVPVSDHVLAYAKRLSRMSRPGRPEAADFVNKWLTWGAGPRASMNLVLAAKAHAVLHGRFHASVEDVAAVAAPVLRHRLIPNFAAQSEGVSPDDVVRRLLEAAPRHEAA from the coding sequence ATGGGCGACGCCCTCGCCGCCGATTCCGACGTCGAACGGGTCGAAAAGCTCCGCGACGCGCACCGCCGGCTCCGGGAAGAGATGGGCAAAGTCATCGTGGGCCAGACCGAGGTGCTCGATCAGCTTCTCACCGCCATCTTCTGCCGCAGCCACGCGCTCCTGGTGGGCGTCCCGGGCCTGGCCAAGACGCTCATGGTCAGCACCCTGGCCCAGGCCCTCGAGCTCTCCTTCAAGCGCATCCAGTTCACGCCCGACCTCATGCCCAGCGACATCACCGGCACCGAGGTCATCCAGGAGGATCCCGTCACCCGCCAGCGCGCCTTCCGCTTCATGCCGGGACCCCTCTTCGCCCACGTCGTCCTGGCCGACGAGATCAACCGCACCCCGCCCAAGACCCAGGCGGCCCTCCTCGAGGCCATGCAGGAGCGCAAGGTCTCCGTCGGCGGCGTCGATCACCCCATGAAGGATCCGTTCTTCGTCCTGGCCACCCAGAACCCGATCGAACAGGAAGGCACCTACCCGCTCCCCGAGGCCCAGCTCGACCGCTTCCTCTTCCTCATCAAGGTGGACTATCCCAGCGACGAGGAGGAAGAGCGGATCATGCGGCTGGGCACCTCGGACGCCCCCGCCGCGGTCGGAAAGGTCCTCGGAGCGGAAGACATTCTCGCCCTCCAGAAAATCGTCCGCCGCGTCCCCGTGAGCGATCACGTGCTCGCGTACGCCAAGCGGCTCTCGCGGATGAGCCGCCCCGGCCGGCCCGAGGCCGCCGACTTCGTCAACAAGTGGCTCACGTGGGGCGCCGGCCCCCGGGCCAGCATGAACCTCGTCCTGGCCGCCAAGGCGCACGCCGTCCTCCACGGGCGCTTCCACGCCTCCGTCGAGGACGTGGCCGCCGTGGCCGCCCCCGTCCTGCGCCATCGGCTCATCCCCAACTTCGCCGCCCAGAGCGAAGGCGTCAGCCCGGACGATGTCGTCCGGCGCCTCCTCGAGGCCGCGCCCCGCCACGAAGCCGCGTAA